The Apium graveolens cultivar Ventura chromosome 10, ASM990537v1, whole genome shotgun sequence nucleotide sequence TAGTGAAGGTGAAACATCAGTAATCCTAAATTTTAATCATTAATGACCATTGCTGTAGTGTAAGTGCCAAGCATGTTGCATCACAATACAAGAATAAAGACATCAATATTTAATGACACAAACAACAATATCAATAACTAAAAAATATCTAAGAAAGCACGAGGTTTCCTCCAAGTCACAGATTGTATAAGATATCAAAAACGATCATGTCTCCTaatatgaagatgaagatgcaAATTAGTGAAACAAAATTGcttattaatataataattaacTTACAGAGTCCATAGATTGGTTGAAGCCCAGCTAGCTTTGCATAAGACATTGACTGGTCACGAAAGAAACTGGTCAGAAATACTGAGTACCAAATAAAAACAATCTATAGtctaatttaaaataaaaatcagCAGCCAACCTACTACAACATGAAATCTCAACACGATCCACCAAAATACCACAAAAGAATTACATACAAATATATATTCACACCAAATGTCATCTACAAAGCAGATGTTTAATTTAATACAACTCTTAACTATACGGAGAGGAAGGAATTGCAATTAGATACTGATAATGCACAATTATAGAATATTCTGTTTTtgtttaatttatatttaatattaaaaaacaAAAACTAACGAGGAGCAATATAGTGTTAAAAAAGGTGAGTTACAAGGTAATTTTGTATAAAGGAGTTCTGTATATTATCACTAAAAGAAGGAAGCATTAAGCATGTATTGGCCCCATTCAACAAAACAAAAAATTCACCCAACACTACATTATGCATCATTAATCAGTCATTTCACAAATATAACTACCCCCAAATTACGTTAATAAAACAAAGTGATTAGCACAAATCCACTAAACAAAAGTAGATCAAAtcagaaattaagaaaattggaacCGTAACCAAATTACCAACTTAACAATCAACCAAGTAGAAATCTAAATCTTGGTTCCAAAAAAACAAAAAAGTAGACaacaaaatgaaaaaaaattagGCATTGCAATTTTTAACCTAACATGATAACTCGACTTACTCCTAACCTCACTAATCCTAAATCCAAAAATGATCCAAAACAACAGTTCCCAAAACAAAATAATTTCTGTATACACTTAATATAGACACAATCTGTCCACTTTTCAACCATAGAAATGATGTAATGAATAATTCCAAAACTAGTAAAAGCTAGGTTAGATGAACATTGATCTGTCTATACTCATATATACAGAAACCTGATATACTTACTTCTCCAGATAAGGTCACGAAACGAGAAACGAACTAAAAAGTGAGTAATCATAAACCTAACATTCAGTACACAACATAAATTTATGCTCATCGAATTACTGTTTCTGTTTCAAGCTTAGAAATTAGAATGCATAATTCTGAAACGAAGTAAGGCCTACAGTTTCAATGAATCACAACAACAAACAGAAAATACCGGAGTCAACAAACACACACACGAAACATGATCTAATTACTTTTCCTAGCAATACTCGAGTCAGTACCCCGCACGAAACATGATCTATTTACTTGATATCATTAAATCAAAATAACAACAAACAGCAAAAAAACGAGTCCATACATACATGAGTATGATTGAGAGATGTACCTGAGGAACGAGCATGACACCGACAGTGACACCAGCCATAAGATCAGCTTGTAAGTAGTCATTCCAATTATAAATCCTAATCCACCTATAACACGGCACGAACATCTCAATCCACTCATCAAACGTCTTCTGTTTCATCCTCGCCGTCCATTTCGACACCGCCGACGACAATTGCGGCGGCGACGACGGAGTAGACGGTGAAGGATGTTCTAGAGGAATGATCTTGACGGCACGGTGCGGCATCGTGGCGGCGGCGGAGAGGTTAGGTAAGCTGGTGGATGCGTAGGTTAACTCCATGCGCATACGATGCGCATTGTAGAAAAGAGCAGGTGGTTAAAGGTGTGTGGAACTGTGGATAATTGTATGTGGTCTTTTTTTTGAACCAGGGGGAAAGAGGGGTGATTGAAGATGAAAAGGAGGATTCGGTGGGTCCCGCCAAGTTGAAGGAAATGGAAATCATGCTTCTATACTGGAAACTCAAAAGATTAATgattaattattcaaataaataaatagataataataataataataataataataataataattgtttTAAAATGTTTTGaagttcaaaaattatttatttatcgagATTATATTTGTATCTCGTAATTATACAATAAAATATATGAAAGTTAAAAAAATTTAagttatactccctccgtcccatttGATTCTTTACTTTTTTTTCCTCagacacgcattttaaggctaCTATAAAATTTAGTTTAGAATTATTTTTTTTctgtataaaaatttaaacataataatattattttaaaaaaaatatatttaaaattatttaggtAACCATATTTTACGTGAGTTTTAAAATACATATCGATTGTCTGTTTCTCAATGTAAACAATCTCATCGGACGGAGGAAGTACTTTTTATAGGTAATCATTGTCAAGTTTCTAATTTGTACAAATCCAATCActttcttaattatttttttctTGAGAGTTATTTCTTAATTTTAGTATATATAACCCATTTTCATAATTTTGGTTTTAGGTTGTATAAAAAGAATTTTATTAATTGGAAAATTTCATTATGTAAATTTCTAGTTGAAGAAAGAGGATAGGACAGTTTTATTTAGAGAgacataattaataattaatcagaTAAATTATTCCAGGACGTTAAACATAGCTGGATTTAGCTCGACAATTGGACTGAAATTCGTAACAGAATCAGATTTTCAATGTACCTGGTCACAATAGTGGTGCTTGTTCATTTGATCTTGTTGCATACCCTACTTTCGCACGTTGTGACTCATATATTCAGAAATATTTTTAATGGAATTTCAGGTAAAATATGTTTAAACGTCTCCATAATTAAGATAGGCCAATTTAGCATTTTAAGTAACACTAGTTAAGCTATGCAGATATCCACCGCCGTTGATCAAGTCTCCAAAAGATTAGTTAAGCTGGCTCTGATTATCACTTCCCTGCAAAACAAACAAATTGAAATAGTACATGTTAAACTTTATATCGACTCGTCATTTCAATTGCAAAATGCTTGTTTCTTTTTCAAATCTAAGTATCTATTGTATGAATTCTTAACTTGGGGTACAGTACTCGACGTCGATATGAATTTTATACCTTCAACAATCAACACTAAATACGAAATTAGACTATCGAACTCAAGTCCCTCCCTAAACCTAAACCGAGTTTTGATAACATGTTAACTAACCAATCGCTTTAGAACCTTAACATGTCAAAGGAATGCCCGAACAAAAccttatattaatattttaacatgGATAATATGCTCCCAGATCAGTTTTAATGCACATTCATAACTTAACTTTGAAAGGCCTACTCTCTTGTTATCATAATGAGAGATTTTATATGCTGGAATGCCTGAGATAATTACTGATCTTCTGTTTTACATTAATTTTATCCACTCTCATCTTTCTTAATGTCCCCGGCCTTGCGATTATTCCATTATCCTTTATATTCTTCTCGAACCAAACATATGCAACCCAAATGTTAGCTTCTACTTATCGAAAGCGAGATGACACGCATAAGGTAAATACCAGAGAAGATTTGCCAAGGAGGGTCTTATTTAACATATAATGAAGTACAAACTTTTAACTAAGTCGAAAGCACAGTAAAAAAAGATATTACGTACTTTTCCTGCTTCTTTTGGCACTGTTGTCCAAATGTGAAATGTCTGGAGTCTCAGGAGCATCATTGTCTTCATGTGAATTCACCCTTATGATATGAACCTAGTTGCAAGAAATGACAACTTAAGCACATGAGCTCATAATGTTTGATGTTTTCTGGTCAAAAGTTGAGAAGAAATTTGACAAAGGACAGAGCAGCTTTATTTAAACTTTTAACAGAACTTCAATGTAGAGTTTGGACTCTcagtttttaatttaaaattacaGCCCTCGACTTGACTCATATGAAACGAGACGGGTCACATTACGTATTCCCTCGTGGCTAGAATATGCCAATGCTAATTGCTATGCCAGAAACTAAAAAAATGGTGATTAAAAAgccctctctccctccctctccctccctctctctctctctctctcagagagagagagaaattTGGAAGCCAGCCTATTCTGTTTGTCTTTAAGAAAGATTCCAATACAATTTGTTTTACAGGAACAGATTAcaaatttagcaaaaaaaatagGTTGCTTCACTCGCTAAAGAAAGTGGTTGCTTCATTCGCCAAGTCCAGGACTCTAGACAGTAAGGCAAAAATAATAATGTCTTATCAGGGTCTATGGGAAACCAATTAAGGTGTACATATGAAGCTTCACATAAAAATTGTAAAAAGATAGGAAGGGGACTTGCAGTCCTCAACcaacaaaataaagaacacagtCCTCAACTCCTCTTGAAAGCAAAAGCCATCAGTCAAAAAGGGCCTAGAATGTGAGCTCAAGTAACCTCTATGATAAGACTTAGCAGGGGATATCATGCAATCTGTTCATTCACGTAATGTATGTTGAAGATTGAAGAAATCAACTATATTACTAAACAAATGAAACAGGAAAATGTTTAACTCTTCTTCCAAGGAAACATAAAATAGACTTCTTATTCACTCGATTTGGGTGGGAAAGAGGTGAGACAATGTGGTTTTAAGTTCTACTTCAATGTACCAAGTTTTAGGAAAATTATTTTGGCGAAAGATAAATATGAAGCATTGTACAGACAAATGTTCATTCACGTAATGTATGTTGAAGAAATCAACCATATTATTTAAGCAAATGAAGCAGGAAAATTTTCAACTCTTCTTCCACGGAAACATAAAAATAGACTTTTTATTCACTCGATTTGGGTGGGAAATAGGTGAGACAGCGTGGTTTTAAGTTTTACTTCAATGTACAAAGTTTTCGGCAAATTATTTTGGCGAAAGATAAATATGAAGCATTGTACAGAGAAATGTTTCTCTATGAGCTTATTTGGCATGTTTGTCTAATTCAACATTATTGCCGCAGGAGGCCCTAATACTAAGGTTAATACTATTATAAATGAACCTAAGTATAGCCATGTATCAAAATCCATGAAATTCTACAGGCAAGAGAATTGTAATTATCGTAGTTTTTAGGCATAATTTTTGTTCCTCGTATTGATAGCTAAAAATAGACTGTGCTAGTACATACATCAATTAAGCATTAGATCTATGACTAAAGTGATTAATAACCTGAAATTTTGTAGGCTTGATCAGTTGAAAAACCAAAGCATCACCGTCAACTAAATCATGATCAACAGAAAAGCCTTTCCACCCTCCACTAAGTCCTGACTTCCTATCTAGATACTTCGTTTGCCATTCATTCCCATCCTCATCAGCTAAAGTCATTATCTCATCGTACTTTGGGAGGTGGTCCTTGCAAAAATGTTGAGGAAGACCCTGTCATATATGAAGCAACAAGAATCAAATTTTAACAACTACAAGTCTACAACTTTTAGAACCTCAAGATAGGCCTCCATAGAAGTATAAAAATACTAAAAACAAATAGATAAAAGAACTTATTCAGAACTCACCAGCCAAAAGCCACCAGTGACATGTGACTGAAGCATTGGCTTAACAAAGCTTGGACTTTCTGAGTCTAGACCTGATTGAAGTTCTATGGCTCTTTCTAAAGCATACTGTCTATCCTTGTCAGTGGCATATACACGATTCAGCAAATTCCTCGTACCACCATTACTGTACACCAATTAATAAGTTCAAAAAGTGTAAGTTGGTTTCGTAAAATTTTAGCAGTGCAATCTAATTAATGTAAAAACAAGTTATAGAAATGTATTAACCTCCTAGGCCTCCCCAATAGTTCAATCGGAACCTGGCAAACAACCAAAAATCCTGAAGTTAGTTTTCTGTCCTTGACAATAACTAAAACAATGCTTACAGCCTAACATTAAAGTGAGATAACTAGAATCATTATAATGCTCGTTCAAGTTCAAATAACAGAACAGAAACATGCCACAATTTCAATTACAGGTACAACTTAACCAAAATGGATAGGTTTAGTTATTAACTTCCCGTGACATTGTTGTATAAGAATAAGGGTTTCGACAAAATAGACATGACAATAGACTTGGTGTAAAAACTATTGTTTTATGGGGATTCAAGAGTAAATCCTTAAAAGAAGAATTTCACCTAGGAGAGACAATAGACACGTGTACACAGTTTGAGAATATGGCGGGTAGGATGGTTCAAACTCGAGACATCTTCCAGACCTAAAATTCTTACACATTACCAACCCCATTAGCACCTTAATATATTAGTCTAGGAGATTAATTGAATCATATAACATTAGCAATCCCTTCACTTGAACATCCGAGTTTTTGGGATTGAATTGAAGATCAATAAAAAGTCCATATCTTATTGAAATTTTAActaaaatttttaaattatttttctgaaaataatgAGTTACTAGGGTTCAAACTCAAATTCTCGGGTACTACATGAGCTTTGATGTCAGAAACACTCTCAAGTACGAACACATTACAGTTTTAATAGAGCTGGTAACTTACTGGCTTATAAACTGAAATTGACTTCCAAACTATTGCTTTCTAACGAACACAATTAGTACAAATACAAAAAAAAATGAGGTAAAAATTTAAATCCAAACAAAACAATAATGCCGAGAAAAGAAAACTAAAAAATGGTATTTAGTGAACTTCATATGCAATATTCAACTGAAACTAAATTAGAACTAGTGTTAGACCAAGTTATTTTACAAAAAGCAATTAGAACTATTGTTAGATCAATGTTATTTTCCCTAAAGCAAGGCCGCAAGGGAGATCTTCACAGAAACAATTACTCTACTTTTCTGAGTAGAGGTAACAGCCAACAGGTAAGGTCTTATACTCCTCTCTTTTTTGAGAAATCAAGGTCTTATACTCTTCGTTCACCCAAACCGGGTTCTACATTACTAAGTACCCTCAAAACTAGTCTACCTTCAAGCGGAATATACAAAAATATGTACTAAACAAAAAACCCCCAAAATAACACATTCcaataaattcaaaaaaatatgaaaagaaaccaaaatattttacaaaaagGGTATATCGAATTACTTCTTTGTAACTAGGAGGCGGCAAATCAGCGACACGATTAGACCTCCGGACAGGCAATAGATCAACAGCTTTGCGTGGAGTTCGAGGCTTCTTCATCACCTATACCATCAACAACAAACAAAAGCATGTAAAATCATCAACACCCCTTTATTAAATGTTACAAGAAATGAACAAAGAACCCCTTCATCACCGAAGAGACGGGTTTTAGAGCCTGAGCCAGCTTGTTGAGATTGAGCTCTTGCATTCTTTTCTTGTTTTCTTCCACTCTCTTTCTCCGTAACGCCTCGTAGCTTGATTCCTTTTCCTTGGTCGCCATTTGGGTGTTTTCGATGATTGATTTGAAGGAAAGAGATGTAAAAGATGTAAGATGAAGAGTTTGAGTTTGCTAAAAAATGTTAAACCCTCAGGTCCTTGTCTTTTGTGTTTCTTAAACCCTCTTTGAGTAAAGGTTGGAATCTGACCGCCCTTCTTTATTTTTTTGAAGTTGTGAGCGCcgttttaaaaaatttcaaactTTTTGAAATTTGACTCATGGATTGGTTTTTAAgttattttacatttttttattccgAGATCCACTTAAACTTGTTTAATTTAAATAGAAACAAAAATGTATTTTATGTACATGTAGTTTGGCCATTACACCAATTTatgtataaattttttaaaagtaTCATTTGAAATATTCCGGTTCATAAATAATTACATTTCATGTATGTTGGGCCACAGCCTAAATAGGAAAGAACCCCCTAAAAAGGCCCACTTAGATAATATAAAAGGACTTGTAAACATACAGAGAAAGAGATCTGAATATTATACTTCAATagtggcgctagaaggaggggtcgaaCCTCCGATCTTGTGGTTAACAGCCACAAAGCACAGTAGGTCGACCGAACGGTCATCACAGTGGAATTATCGCAAAGGAGGTCGTAGGAATGAGAATGAACCATCTAGGGCGTCACATGCCACGGATAAGCTGGAAGAAAAACCTGTAAAAAGCTCAGAGGACTTTTCAACAACACGGATATCACCAGTAAAGCAAAGGTCATGGGCGGACTTCACAAAGCTCGGCATTGATAAAACTCAAATCTTAGTTATTCTCAAAGCTTCCCCAGGGTACAGACCACCACGACCAATGAACCCAAACAGACCTCTGAGCAACAAATTTTGCGACTATCATGAAGACACAGGGCATACAATAGAAAGATGCTACCAACTGAAAAATTTAATAGAAGACAAGGTCCAAAGCGGAGAGCTCGCACACTTCGCGGTTAAAGAAGACTCATCACATCACCAGCAATATGACCAGGACAGAGTTATTGACTTTATATCAGGAGGTCACTCAGCAGGACGAAATTCTAACAGCTCAAGAATATCATATGCACGGGAGGTATTCAGAGTTGAATCCAAAAACCAAAGCGAAATCCTTCTCCCATCATTTTTTTCAGATGAAGATTACGGGGATAGAGTAATAGAGGATCACCAAGATGCACTGGTGATTACCACCAAAATAGGAATAAATACAGTGCAAAAGATCCTTGTCGACAATGACAGTTCTGTAGAAATTCTATATTACAATGCCTTCAAAAGAATGGATATTGGCGATAGGAAGTTAAAGGATGCCCGGGATGCACCCTTATATGGGTTTACAGGAAATGAAGTAAAGGTGGTTGGGGTGATTGACCTACCTATACTTTTCGGATCTCCCCCTTGCCAAACATGACAGATGGTTAAATTCCACGTCATAAACGCAATTTCCAGCTATAATGCGATCATTGGCAGAACTACTTTAGGGCCATTGAAAACAATAATTTCAGTCCCCCATCTAAAGATGAAATTCATCACAGACTCCGGGGTCGGCGAGATGAGTGGAGATCAAAAAACATCAAGACAATGATACATAAGCTCGGCAATTCCAAAAA carries:
- the LOC141692750 gene encoding B3 domain-containing protein At3g19184-like: MATKEKESSYEALRRKRVEENKKRMQELNLNKLAQALKPVSSVMKKPRTPRKAVDLLPVRRSNRVADLPPPSYKEVPIELLGRPRSNGGTRNLLNRVYATDKDRQYALERAIELQSGLDSESPSFVKPMLQSHVTGGFWLGLPQHFCKDHLPKYDEIMTLADEDGNEWQTKYLDRKSGLSGGWKGFSVDHDLVDGDALVFQLIKPTKFQVHIIRVNSHEDNDAPETPDISHLDNSAKRSRKRK